Proteins from a genomic interval of Rhipicephalus microplus isolate Deutch F79 chromosome 6, USDA_Rmic, whole genome shotgun sequence:
- the LOC142764827 gene encoding uncharacterized protein LOC142764827 has product MSSGDIGAASTAQLGRGTRNMDESSQDYQIILPRLPSNDSTLHTVFLHADIKARPYRVEDFRDALIRLALLPEVAALGAYQMNHVWAITFKDEEGKKRILAAGDIVVKNQRCITIDPNHQDTKLKIHWLLFNVPDDEVRAALAPYGKVNEIVRERWRVYGCTDKGSSTRVVSIRLKAGLTVDDLPHQLRIAGDLTLVVVAGRAPLCLRCRGTGHIRRDCRAPRCTVCRRFGHNESGCMRTYASVAGPAGGEELSEHHMDEAEAEELIGARREEPKPKLTPLTPRPTGAETTSNKDKGSTKDVQSTRNTQDIKALAAQEEMSENMDTSNTCKRPREEAEGKKAATTKEVEEPPAKAMNVRRRPAPNILSERRIAENLPPAQVQQTQLPQQQPVPNQQALHQRLTDQQQKGPSAGPPSDQKPP; this is encoded by the coding sequence ATGAGCTCCGGCGATATCGGAGCGGCATCAACGGCCCAGCTCGGTCGTGGTACCAGGAACATGGACGAATCGTCACAGGATTATCAGATTATTTTGCCCCGACTGCCATCAAATGATTCAACGCTGCATACTGTCTTTTTGCACGCTGATATCAAGGCGCGGCCGTATCGCGTTGAGGATTTCAGGGACGCTCTTATTCGTTTGGCTTTGCTTCCCGAGGTTGCTGCCTTGGGGGCGTACCAAATGAATCATGTTTGGGCCATCACTTTCAAGGACGAGGAGGGCAAGAAGAGAATACTCGCTGCTGGGGACATTGTGGTGAAGAACCAGCGCTGTATCACTATCGACCCTAACCACCAGGATACGAAGCTGAAGATACACTGGCTACTGTTTAACGTTCCTGACGACGAGGTGAGGGCAGCGTTGGCTCCTTATGGCAAGGTGAACGAAATAGTGCGAGAGCGCTGGCGCGTGTACGGATGCACCGACAAAGGCTCTTCGACGCGAGTGGTGAGCATCAGGCTCAAAGCTGGCCTCACGGTGGATGACCTCCCACATCAGTTGCGGATTGCCGGAGACCTCACACTAGTTGTCGTCGCGGGAAGAGCACCGTTATGCCTGCGTTGCCGCGGAACAGGTCATATTAGGAGGGATTGCCGAGCCCCACGTTGTACAGTGTGTCGGCGTTTTGGGCATAATGAGAGCGGCTGTATGAGAACATATGCAAGTGTAGCAGGGCCCGCGGGAGGCGAAGAACTTTCCGAGCATCACATGGACGAGGCTGAAGCAGAAGAGCTGATAGGGGCGCGTCGGGAGGAACCGAAACCCAAGTTGACGCCCCTTACGCCACGCCCCACAGGTGCTGAGACGACGTCTAACAAAGACAAGGGTTCTACAAAAGACGTGCAATCCACGAGGAACACACAAGATATAAAGGCGCTTGCAGCACAGGAAGAAATGTCGGAAAACATGGACACGTCAAATACATGTAAAAGGCCTAGGGAAGAGGCGGAAGgcaagaaggctgctacaacgaaagAAGTGGAGGAACCACCGGCCAAGGCGATGAACGTGCGCCGTAGACCGGCACCTAACATCCTCAGCGAACGTCGAATAGCCGAGAACCTCCCACCAGCCCAGGTGCAACAGACACAACTGCCGCAGCAGCAACCAGTGCCGAATCAGCAGGCATTGCATCAGCGACTGACAGATCAACAACAGAAGGGGCCTTCAGCggggcccccttcagatcaaaagCCCCCGTAA